The genomic region TGAATTCATGGCGTTTAGAAGATTGTAAGCTCTACGTTACACTTGAACCTTGTCCGATGTGCGCAGGAGCCATCATTCAATCTCGAATGAAAACCGTTGTCTATGGTGCGAAAGATCCTAAAGGTGGCGTCGCAGGTTCAATCATGAATTTATTCGATATCAAATTCAATCACCAAGTTGAAGTGATTGGTGGTATACTAGAAGAAGCTTGTTCGAATGAACTCAAATCCTTCTTCAAACAACTTAGAAATAAATCATAAAACAGGTATCCCTATGAGGCACCGTCATCCAATTTTACCGTGTGAACCTGGTCAGGTCTTGATCGAAGCAGCCATAAGCATTGGTAAGATGTGGGTGGCGGTGCCTGATAGGGATACTTTTCATATAACAATTCTTAATGATTGATTTAACGTAGATTTGAGTTTATGATACGACATGAATGAAATCATCATTTTAACCTGTTCAATACAATGAACCTAAAAATCTGTTTATGAATAATATTCAATAGAAGCCCATTATAGGGCTTTTATCTTCGTTTTTTTTCGATTACATATGAATATATGTGGTATAATTAAATTTGGAGGACGTAACCCATGAAATTACAATACGCAATATTTAAACAACTCAACGAACCGAAAGAAACCCAACAAGCTGAAGGGAAAACTGTGGAAATCCATTCCATGAACAATACCCGATATTTATCACGTTTCGCAGGCAAAGGACAATTCGCCGTGTGGACCAGTGACTCCAAATCTTACAAACTCTTGGTCGAAGATGGCTATTACAAAGTCATGAAGGACCTCTATTCAAAACGTGTCAATCAAGTGTGGATTCGCTTCTATGAACAAGCCGACAAAGTCCGCTTTGGA from Paracholeplasma manati harbors:
- the tadA gene encoding tRNA adenosine(34) deaminase TadA gives rise to the protein MIKDDAYFMAIALKEAKKAALHDEVPVGAVIVLGDKVISKAYNKRVEKEQTHAHAEMLAIQKANKKLNSWRLEDCKLYVTLEPCPMCAGAIIQSRMKTVVYGAKDPKGGVAGSIMNLFDIKFNHQVEVIGGILEEACSNELKSFFKQLRNKS